The following are encoded together in the Chanodichthys erythropterus isolate Z2021 chromosome 16, ASM2448905v1, whole genome shotgun sequence genome:
- the bag1 gene encoding BAG family molecular chaperone regulator 1 — protein MAENTLTVTVAYGTTKHNITLTAQDGHEPLLKDLCDALTEATGVPAPSQKVIFKGKSLKEMDEPLSGFGVKQGCKMMMIGKRNSPEEEAELKKLKDIEKSVEQTAKKLEKVDGELTGLKNGFLAKELQAEALNKLDHRVKIASEQFMKILEEIDALSLPETFNDCRMKKKGLVKTVQGFLAQCDKIEAGISDHLAKIQTKNLALAE, from the exons ATGGCGGAGAATACCTTGACAGTGACAGTTGCTTATG GCACGACCAAACACAACATCACTTTAACAGCACAAGATGGACATGAACCGCTGTTAAAGGATTTGTGTGATGCTCTGACAGAAGCCACAGGCGTACCTGCACCATCCCAGAAAGTCATATTTAAAG GGAAATCATTGAAGGAGATGGATGAGCCTCTGTCTGGCTTTGGAGTAAAGCAGGGTTGTAAAATGATGATGATTGGAAAGAGG aacaGTCCTGAGGAGGAAGCTGAACTTAAAAAGCTCAAAGACATTGAAAAGTCAGTGGAACAAACTGCCAAGAAGCTTGAGAAGGTGGATGGTGAACTCACAGGACTGAAGAAT GGTTTTCTTGCAAAGGAGTTGCAAGCTGAGGCTCTTAATAAACTGGACCACAGAGTGAAAATTGCCTCTGAGCAGTTCATGAAGATCCTTGAGGAAATAGATGCACTg AGCTTGCCTGAGACTTTTAATGACTGCAGAATGAAAAAAAAGGGACTTGTGAAAACTGTTCAG GGGTTCCTAGCTCAGTGTGACAAAATTGAAGCTGGGATATCAGATCACTTGGCCAAGATTCAGACAAAAAACTTAGCCTTAGCAGAGTGA